In Paracoccus fistulariae, a single window of DNA contains:
- a CDS encoding DUF1127 domain-containing protein: MSTIEMNNSAAVGGVGNVFAKLFSMLASWNDTRVTRRELSRLSDRELDDIGLCRGDIERIARGF; this comes from the coding sequence ATGTCGACGATTGAAATGAACAACAGTGCAGCTGTTGGTGGCGTTGGCAATGTCTTCGCGAAACTGTTCTCGATGCTGGCCTCGTGGAACGATACCCGCGTGACCCGTCGTGAACTGAGCCGCCTGTCGGATCGCGAGCTGGACGATATCGGTCTGTGCCGCGGCGACATCGAGCGGATTGCGCGCGGCTTCTAA
- a CDS encoding DMT family transporter, protein MTAAATMPDQGTQPLKAAAWMIGAVAAFTLMAIAGRAVSFELDTFELLGYRSAIGIVIMAAVITWRRDWASVNFRHPGLHLWRNTVHFGAQNLWFYAMFNAALAQVFALEFTAPLWLLILSRLLLGERMTRPRVIAALCGFVGILLVAQPGSAPLTPGLIAAALCAIGFALTYITTKQLTAVTSLTNILWWMTVLQTLMGLICAGIDGQIALPSAQALPWVMLLGLTGLGAHFCITSALKLAPATLVMPFDFLRLPVIAVVGLLLYNEPISLWVLLGGALILGGNYLNIRAEAARKPLAATQA, encoded by the coding sequence ATGACAGCAGCAGCAACCATGCCGGATCAGGGCACTCAGCCCTTGAAAGCCGCCGCCTGGATGATCGGCGCGGTCGCCGCCTTCACGCTGATGGCGATTGCCGGGCGCGCGGTTTCCTTTGAACTGGATACCTTTGAACTGCTGGGCTACCGCTCGGCCATCGGTATCGTGATCATGGCGGCGGTGATCACATGGCGCAGGGACTGGGCCTCGGTCAATTTCCGGCATCCCGGTCTGCATCTGTGGCGCAACACCGTCCATTTCGGGGCGCAGAACCTGTGGTTCTATGCCATGTTCAACGCCGCTTTGGCGCAGGTCTTTGCGCTGGAATTCACGGCGCCGCTGTGGCTGCTGATTCTGTCGCGTCTGTTGCTGGGGGAACGGATGACGCGGCCACGGGTCATTGCCGCCCTTTGCGGCTTTGTCGGCATCCTGCTGGTCGCGCAGCCCGGATCGGCGCCGCTGACCCCGGGCCTGATCGCGGCCGCGCTGTGCGCCATCGGCTTCGCGCTGACCTATATCACGACCAAGCAACTGACGGCGGTAACCTCGCTGACGAATATCCTGTGGTGGATGACGGTCCTGCAGACATTGATGGGCCTGATCTGCGCGGGGATCGACGGACAGATCGCCCTGCCATCGGCGCAGGCGCTGCCCTGGGTGATGCTGTTGGGCCTGACCGGGCTGGGCGCGCATTTCTGCATCACCAGCGCACTGAAACTGGCGCCCGCCACGCTGGTCATGCCCTTCGATTTCCTGCGCCTGCCGGTGATCGCGGTTGTCGGACTGCTGCTTTACAATGAACCGATCAGCCTGTGGGTTCTGCTGGGCGGCGCGCTGATCCTGGGCGGCAATTACCTGAACATCAGGGCCGAAGCGGCGCGAAAACCACTGGCCGCGACGCAGGCATGA
- a CDS encoding 50S ribosomal protein L11 methyltransferase, with product MTTFTALTHLPGRAAAEALAEDCEGLEPEPVGSGIFEIEDGSNRWEVGLYFTEAPDEVALALMAAAHGAQPFAISELPDVDWVAHVRRELTPVRAGRFFVYGSHDADQVPDDEGIEALCIEAAMAFGTGHHNTTKGCLEALDRLATGGFQAQRIADIGAGTAVLAMGAARIWPVTVIASDIDPVAVDTAAANVLANGLDGRVICIEAAGFDHPMLEQAAPFDLVLANILKQPLIDLTGDMERSVAAGGKIILSGILTGQAEEVIAAYEEAGFTLDRRDDLGEWSALTLTRKG from the coding sequence ATGACAACCTTCACCGCCCTGACCCATCTGCCCGGCCGCGCCGCCGCCGAAGCCCTGGCCGAGGATTGCGAAGGGCTGGAGCCCGAACCCGTCGGCAGCGGCATCTTTGAAATCGAGGATGGGTCGAACCGGTGGGAGGTCGGGCTTTACTTTACCGAAGCCCCTGACGAGGTCGCACTGGCCCTGATGGCCGCCGCCCATGGCGCGCAGCCCTTTGCCATTTCGGAACTGCCCGACGTCGATTGGGTGGCCCATGTGCGGCGCGAGTTGACGCCGGTGCGGGCCGGGCGGTTCTTTGTCTATGGCAGCCATGACGCCGATCAGGTCCCCGATGACGAGGGGATCGAGGCGCTGTGCATCGAGGCCGCCATGGCCTTCGGCACCGGCCATCACAATACCACCAAGGGCTGTCTTGAGGCGCTGGACCGCCTTGCCACCGGCGGCTTTCAGGCGCAGCGCATTGCCGATATCGGCGCGGGCACGGCCGTTCTGGCCATGGGCGCCGCGCGCATCTGGCCGGTCACGGTCATTGCCAGCGATATCGATCCGGTGGCCGTCGATACGGCGGCTGCCAATGTGCTGGCGAACGGCCTTGACGGGCGCGTCATCTGTATCGAGGCGGCGGGCTTCGATCATCCAATGCTGGAACAGGCCGCGCCTTTCGATCTGGTCCTGGCCAATATCCTGAAACAACCGCTGATCGACCTGACCGGGGATATGGAAAGATCCGTCGCGGCGGGCGGCAAGATCATCCTGTCGGGCATCCTGACCGGTCAGGCCGAAGAGGTGATCGCCGCCTATGAGGAAGCGGGCTTCACGCTGGATCGCCGCGACGATCTGGGCGAATGGTCGGCCCTGACGCTCACGCGCAAAGGCTGA
- the msrA gene encoding peptide-methionine (S)-S-oxide reductase MsrA: MTTHAIFHRPLDAEIPHGLDEAIFGMGCYWGVEKLFWQQKGVWLTEVGFAGGQSENPTYEQVKTGETGHAEVVRIVYDSSLVSYDHLLQLFWENHDPTQGDRQGKDVGNQYRSLIVAQNDSQLAAAEASKIDYNNRLAVEGFGEITTEITGKTRFWPGPEAHQQYLARNPDGYCGLKGTGVEASLPNPDPI, translated from the coding sequence ATGACGACGCATGCGATCTTTCACCGCCCGCTGGATGCGGAAATCCCGCATGGGCTGGACGAGGCGATCTTCGGGATGGGCTGCTATTGGGGCGTCGAAAAGCTGTTCTGGCAGCAGAAGGGTGTCTGGCTGACCGAAGTGGGCTTCGCTGGCGGCCAGTCCGAAAACCCGACCTATGAGCAGGTCAAGACCGGCGAGACCGGTCATGCCGAGGTCGTGCGCATCGTCTATGACAGTTCGCTTGTCAGCTATGACCACCTGCTGCAGCTATTCTGGGAAAACCACGATCCCACGCAGGGCGACCGTCAGGGCAAGGATGTCGGCAACCAGTATCGCAGCCTGATCGTCGCGCAGAACGACAGCCAGCTTGCCGCGGCCGAGGCATCGAAGATCGACTATAACAACCGTCTGGCAGTCGAAGGTTTCGGCGAAATCACCACCGAAATCACCGGCAAGACCCGCTTCTGGCCCGGACCAGAGGCGCATCAACAATATCTGGCCAGGAACCCTGACGGATATTGCGGGCTGAAAGGCACCGGGGTAGAGGCTTCACTACCCAATCCGGATCCGATCTGA
- a CDS encoding tyrosine recombinase XerC — MADALARWLDLEQATRDRSPHTINAYRADLLAFLSFIGGYHGAAATPKSLGGLRQGDMRAFAASERARGLGARSLARRQSAVRSFLRWLSDREGHDLSAALSARSPKYARTLPRPLSPEQAQEALETVATGHQTPWVAARDVAVMTLLWGCGLRISEALGLDGRDWPFRDSLTITGKGGKERHVPVLPVARDAVAGYLRQCPWRLAPDAPLFRGVRGGRLNTDQISGALRRARAALGLPPTATPHALRHSFATHLLSAGGDLRTIQELLGHASLSTTQVYTGIDDTHLMAVYRAAHPRG, encoded by the coding sequence ATGGCCGATGCGCTGGCCCGGTGGCTGGATCTGGAACAGGCCACCCGCGACCGTTCCCCCCATACCATCAACGCCTATCGCGCCGATCTGCTGGCCTTCCTGTCTTTCATCGGCGGCTATCACGGCGCGGCGGCGACACCGAAATCCCTTGGCGGCTTGCGTCAGGGCGACATGCGCGCCTTTGCGGCGTCCGAAAGGGCGCGCGGGCTGGGCGCCAGATCGCTGGCGCGGCGGCAATCGGCCGTGCGCAGCTTTCTGCGCTGGCTGTCAGACCGCGAGGGGCACGACCTGTCGGCGGCCCTCTCTGCCCGCAGCCCGAAATATGCCCGGACCCTGCCCCGCCCGCTGTCACCGGAACAGGCGCAAGAGGCGTTAGAGACGGTCGCGACCGGCCATCAGACCCCCTGGGTCGCCGCGCGGGATGTGGCGGTGATGACGCTGCTGTGGGGCTGCGGCCTGCGGATCTCCGAGGCGCTTGGGCTTGACGGGCGCGACTGGCCCTTTCGCGACAGCCTGACGATTACCGGCAAGGGCGGCAAGGAACGGCATGTTCCGGTGCTGCCTGTGGCTCGTGATGCGGTCGCCGGGTATCTGCGCCAATGCCCCTGGCGACTGGCCCCGGATGCGCCGCTGTTTCGTGGCGTGCGGGGCGGGCGGCTGAATACCGACCAGATCTCGGGCGCGTTGCGGCGTGCGCGGGCCGCGCTTGGCCTGCCGCCCACCGCGACGCCACATGCGCTGCGCCATTCCTTCGCCACCCACCTGTTATCCGCAGGGGGCGATCTGCGCACCATTCAAGAGCTTCTGGGCCATGCCAGCCTGTCCACCACGCAGGTCTACACCGGCATCGACGACACACATCTGATGGCGGTCTATCGCGCCGCCCATCCCCGGGGATGA
- a CDS encoding DUF484 family protein: protein MSDEAGMATEATLDPETREKLLADPGAILADRDLMRALVAAREDEVGENVIDIRGRAMEALEGRLDRLEMQHENVIAAAFDNQSGAAVVHRAVIGLLETSDLEDLIHSLQADIAPILRIETLRLVIEADPVLPNLPEDVVIAPQGAIERIVTAGRRAPRGDDIVLRPSSPITRPIHGRSVASEALLPLELGARRPAALLLMGSADAARFMPAHGTDLLRFFSQAFRLILLGRL from the coding sequence ATGAGCGACGAGGCTGGAATGGCGACCGAAGCAACGCTTGACCCGGAAACCCGCGAAAAGCTGCTGGCCGATCCCGGTGCCATTCTGGCCGATCGCGATCTGATGCGGGCGCTGGTCGCCGCGCGCGAGGACGAAGTCGGCGAGAATGTCATCGACATTCGTGGCCGCGCGATGGAGGCGCTGGAAGGTCGCCTCGACCGGCTGGAAATGCAGCATGAAAATGTCATTGCGGCGGCATTTGACAACCAATCCGGCGCGGCGGTCGTCCATCGCGCCGTGATCGGGCTGCTGGAAACCTCGGATCTGGAGGACCTGATTCACAGCCTGCAGGCCGATATCGCCCCGATCCTGCGGATCGAAACGCTGCGGCTGGTGATCGAGGCCGATCCGGTGCTGCCAAATCTGCCCGAGGATGTGGTGATCGCCCCACAGGGCGCCATCGAACGGATCGTCACCGCAGGGCGGCGGGCGCCGCGTGGCGATGATATCGTGCTGCGTCCCTCATCCCCGATCACCCGGCCCATCCATGGCAGGTCTGTCGCCTCCGAGGCGCTGCTGCCGCTGGAACTGGGCGCGCGCAGACCTGCGGCCCTGCTGCTGATGGGCAGCGCCGATGCAGCGCGCTTCATGCCCGCCCACGGCACCGACCTGCTGCGCTTCTTCAGCCAGGCCTTCCGGCTGATCCTGCTGGGCCGGCTGTGA
- the fsa gene encoding fructose-6-phosphate aldolase, which yields MKFFVDTADVDAIRELNDLGMVDGVTTNPSLILKSGRDIIEVTKEICDMVAGPVSAEVVAENADDMIREGKKLAEIAPNIAIKVPLTWDGLKACRAFANDGHMVNVTLCFSPAQAILAAKAGATFISPFVGRLDDIHLDGMDLIADIREIYDNYGYETQILAASIRSVNHIIDAGKIGADVITAPPSVIKSMATHPLTDKGLAQFNADWAKTGQKIG from the coding sequence ATGAAATTCTTTGTCGATACCGCCGATGTGGACGCGATCCGCGAGTTGAACGATCTGGGCATGGTGGACGGCGTCACCACCAATCCGTCGCTGATCCTGAAATCGGGCCGCGATATCATCGAAGTCACCAAGGAGATCTGCGATATGGTCGCCGGTCCGGTCAGCGCCGAGGTTGTCGCCGAAAACGCCGATGACATGATCCGCGAAGGCAAGAAACTGGCCGAAATCGCGCCCAATATCGCCATCAAGGTGCCGCTGACCTGGGACGGGCTGAAGGCATGTCGCGCCTTTGCCAATGACGGCCATATGGTCAATGTCACCCTGTGCTTCAGCCCGGCGCAGGCGATTCTGGCCGCCAAGGCCGGCGCGACCTTCATCAGCCCCTTCGTCGGCCGTCTGGACGATATCCACCTGGACGGCATGGACCTGATCGCCGATATCCGCGAGATCTATGACAATTACGGATATGAGACGCAGATCCTTGCGGCCTCGATCCGCTCGGTCAACCATATCATCGACGCGGGCAAGATCGGCGCGGATGTGATCACCGCGCCGCCCTCGGTCATCAAGTCTATGGCCACGCACCCGCTGACCGACAAGGGCCTGGCCCAGTTCAACGCCGATTGGGCCAAGACCGGCCAGAAGATCGGCTGA
- a CDS encoding primosomal protein N', protein MRPDSLPEFFPARARIAVLTTEPVGVLDYLAPDEGVRQGQLVLVPLGPRRVIGLVRGAGQGDFDLAKLRPVAKVLKAEPFRPEFLEFLTRAADYTLTPLPLMLRMATRAPDLDRPPAARRIIVPAGDPPARMTEARQRVLDVIANHGGASFAPSELAQLAGVGTPVVKGLVSAGTLAEIQAPRDTPYPRLDPSLPGKPLDADQQAASDALQTAIRGGGYGTTLLRGVTGSGKTEVYLEAVAECLRAGRQALVLLPEIALSAEFLDRVEARFGARPGEWHSGITRTERRRLWHMAGQGEVGLVVGARSALFLPFRDLGLIVVDEEHDGSYKQEDVVFYSARDMAVLRASILGAQVVLASATPSLESWVNAASGKYRRLDLRSRYGAAELPDMTAIDLRAEDLPSGRWISPTLASAVAARIARGQQSLLFLNRRGFAPVTVCRACGEQIACHQCDARMVEHRFQNRLVCHQCGETRPIPDACPSCQVEGKLAPIGPGVERIAEEVAARFPDAKATILSSDLFHSARALKDTIAQIADGDTDIIIGTQIVAKGHNFPRLSLVGVIDADLGLQGADLRAAERSFQLMRQVAGRAGRHAGEGPGVAMLQTHQPDHAVIRAILSGEDEAFWNAEAAARQAVGMPPFGRLAGIILSHPDLATVSDFARHLAAHAQPLRDAGAELWGPAPAPIARIRGRHRIRLLIHAPRQAAMQSAIADWLAPHKPPANLRLSVDIDPQSFL, encoded by the coding sequence ATGAGACCCGACAGCCTGCCCGAATTCTTCCCTGCCCGCGCCCGGATCGCCGTTCTGACCACGGAACCGGTGGGGGTGCTGGACTATCTGGCCCCGGATGAGGGCGTGCGGCAGGGGCAGCTGGTGCTGGTGCCTTTGGGACCGCGACGGGTGATCGGGCTGGTACGGGGCGCGGGGCAGGGCGATTTCGATCTGGCCAAGCTGCGGCCCGTCGCCAAGGTGCTGAAGGCCGAGCCCTTCCGCCCCGAATTTCTGGAGTTCCTGACGCGGGCGGCGGATTACACGCTGACGCCGTTGCCGCTGATGTTGCGCATGGCGACGCGGGCACCGGATCTGGACCGCCCGCCTGCCGCGCGGCGGATCATCGTGCCCGCTGGCGATCCACCAGCCCGAATGACCGAGGCGCGCCAGCGCGTGCTGGACGTGATTGCCAATCATGGCGGCGCCAGCTTTGCGCCTTCGGAACTGGCGCAGCTGGCCGGGGTGGGCACGCCGGTCGTCAAGGGGCTGGTCAGCGCGGGCACTTTGGCCGAGATTCAGGCTCCGCGCGATACGCCCTATCCCCGGCTGGATCCGTCCTTGCCGGGCAAGCCGCTGGATGCGGATCAGCAGGCGGCATCCGATGCGCTGCAAACGGCGATCCGGGGCGGCGGCTATGGCACCACATTGCTGCGCGGGGTCACCGGCTCTGGCAAGACCGAGGTCTATCTGGAAGCGGTGGCCGAATGCCTGCGGGCGGGTCGTCAGGCGCTGGTGCTGCTGCCCGAAATCGCGCTGTCGGCAGAGTTTCTGGACCGGGTCGAGGCGCGTTTTGGCGCGCGCCCCGGCGAATGGCACAGCGGCATCACACGGACCGAACGGCGCAGGCTGTGGCATATGGCCGGGCAGGGAGAGGTCGGGCTGGTGGTCGGCGCGCGCTCGGCCCTGTTCCTGCCGTTTCGCGATCTGGGTCTGATCGTCGTCGATGAAGAACATGACGGCAGCTACAAGCAGGAAGACGTGGTCTTCTACAGCGCCCGCGACATGGCGGTGCTGCGCGCCTCGATCCTGGGGGCGCAGGTGGTGCTGGCCTCGGCGACGCCCAGCCTTGAAAGCTGGGTCAATGCGGCCAGCGGCAAATACCGGCGGCTTGACCTGCGCTCGCGCTATGGCGCGGCCGAATTGCCTGACATGACGGCCATCGACCTGCGGGCCGAGGATTTGCCCTCGGGGCGCTGGATCTCGCCCACGCTGGCCTCGGCGGTCGCGGCGCGGATCGCCAGGGGGCAACAATCGCTGCTGTTCCTGAACCGGCGCGGCTTTGCGCCCGTCACGGTCTGCCGCGCCTGTGGCGAACAGATTGCCTGCCATCAATGCGACGCGCGCATGGTCGAGCATCGTTTCCAGAACCGGCTGGTTTGCCATCAATGCGGCGAGACGCGACCGATTCCCGACGCCTGCCCCTCTTGCCAGGTCGAGGGCAAGCTGGCCCCGATCGGTCCCGGCGTCGAACGCATCGCCGAAGAGGTTGCCGCGCGTTTCCCCGATGCCAAGGCGACGATCCTGTCCTCGGATCTGTTCCACTCGGCCCGGGCGCTGAAGGACACCATCGCCCAGATTGCGGATGGCGATACGGATATCATCATCGGCACCCAGATCGTGGCCAAGGGGCATAATTTCCCGCGCCTGTCGCTGGTTGGCGTGATCGACGCCGATCTGGGGCTGCAAGGGGCCGATCTGCGCGCGGCCGAGCGGTCGTTCCAATTGATGCGACAGGTCGCGGGGCGGGCCGGGCGCCATGCCGGGGAGGGGCCGGGCGTGGCGATGTTGCAGACCCATCAGCCGGATCATGCCGTGATCCGCGCCATCCTGTCGGGCGAGGATGAGGCCTTCTGGAATGCCGAGGCTGCGGCGCGTCAGGCCGTGGGCATGCCGCCCTTTGGGCGTCTGGCCGGGATCATCCTGTCGCATCCCGATCTGGCCACGGTCAGCGATTTCGCCCGGCATCTGGCCGCCCATGCCCAGCCCCTGCGCGATGCGGGGGCAGAGCTTTGGGGGCCCGCGCCCGCACCCATCGCGCGGATCCGGGGGCGCCACCGGATACGGCTGCTGATCCATGCGCCACG